From the Debaryomyces hansenii CBS767 chromosome F complete sequence genome, the window AAAGGAGAAAAATCTGACGACATTACCAAATTTGCTGATAACGtttctaatttatcatcGTTTATCAAGGAAAATAACTTACAACCATGTCTCAGAACTGTTTACAAGAGAACTGCATTCCAAATCCCAGGTGAAGATAAAATTCGTATTGTCATTGATTCCGATTTAATGTTTATTAGAGAGGATTCGTTCGACCAACAAAGACCAATCAGAGATCCTTCCAAATGGCATAGAACTGATATTGACTCGAACGTCAGTAACccatattcattattgcGTAAGGGtgaattttctaaatttcCATATTCAGTTATGGAAATTAAAGTTAAGAATTCTAAGAACCGTAAGAGATTAGTTTGGATTGACGATTTAGTTAGTTCTCATTTGGTTAAAGAAATTccaaacttttcaaaatttattcaaggTACTGCATCATTGTTCATAGAAGACGACAAACTTGCCAATATTCCATTGTGGTACAACGAGTTGGAGAACGATATCAAGGTTGATCCTGAACAAGCGTACATTGATGCTAGAAGGAAATCTCTAAAACAACAaaacgatgaagaaaacaTGTCTAAATTCAAGACAATGTTATCTAATTCTAGTGGCCCATATTCCCCAAGGTCAAAGTCTTTTTCGGGATCAATCATCAACACTAATATTGAGCCATTGTCGCCATCTAAACAATCTAAATCAAAGTTAGAACCTCCGGCGGAAGAGCAACCAAACGATGAAGATCTTGGACACTCGTCTGATGACTTTGAAGAAGAGCCATCCAAATTAATCgcaaatttcaaattgcCCAATTCCCTTAACATTGCTAAGTTAATCGATGTTGACTctgaagacgaagaaattgaaatgcCGGCTGGTGTCATTAAACCCGAatcatatattaaaaatgcTGGTCCATTAAAGATTGAACCAAAAGTTTGGTTAGCTAATGAACGTACGTTCAATAGATGGTTACATATGACTACATTGTTGTCCTCCTTAACttttattatctattcGTCTGCAAACAAATCTAATTCGTTCCAATTATCTGAATTTTTAGCATACATCTATTTCGCATTAACATTGTTTTCAGGTGCTTGGGGTTACTACATTTTCATGCGTAGACGtgatattattgttgaaaGGTCTGGCAAGCACTTGGATAACGTAATTGGTCCATTGATTGTTGGTGTAGGGTTGACTGCTGGTTTAATAGTTAATTTTGTTCTTGGTTTCAAAAGAGTTGCATCTCAGGGGGAATTTAACGATTTCCAGCTCGCTGGTGTGAATGAAacattttatcaaaataaccCTATCCAAAAGGCTATCCATGAACTTGTTTTTAAGTTGGTTGGTGCCTAGTTTACTTCTATATACAAAATAGTAGCCTAATAAAACGATATTAACTTCATAGTGGATGTAGATATACGTTTATTTATATGCAGTATATATTTGCGCTCTGTTCAAAAATCACCACGCTGTTTATTAATCTAGTAGTAGGAATAATAGCAGGTACTTCGAAGGATAACA encodes:
- a CDS encoding DEHA2F20152p (similar to uniprot|P43585 Saccharomyces cerevisiae YFL004W VTC2 Phosphate metabolism); translation: MLFGNKLDSEVYPPWKQYYMNYTHLKKLLKEGVILQNNWSDTDEQNFVSALDSDLEKVYTFQANKYEELSEILDKLQAETENPTNEFEVDKFSNKLEEALSGAQELDHFQRLNYTGFIKVVKKHDRIHPEFSVKPLLNVRLKNLPFHSEDYSPLLYKVSALFQFLRDNYDVNESLTKLSSFNDDNKEEFQSFKFWVHPDNLMEVKTTILRHLPVLVYGNKVASVDDLLLEDDDDEDGNNDPIINCLYFDNPNFDLYNNKLVKNNDSSSLRFKWIGKLSDKPRISIEKKVFDPSSQDYNVGEKLTMKEKYLDSLISGNFSADKLVNKMIKKGEKSDDITKFADNVSNLSSFIKENNLQPCLRTVYKRTAFQIPGEDKIRIVIDSDLMFIREDSFDQQRPIRDPSKWHRTDIDSNVSNPYSLLRKGEFSKFPYSVMEIKVKNSKNRKRLVWIDDLVSSHLVKEIPNFSKFIQGTASLFIEDDKLANIPLWYNELENDIKVDPEQAYIDARRKSLKQQNDEENMSKFKTMLSNSSGPYSPRSKSFSGSIINTNIEPLSPSKQSKSKLEPPAEEQPNDEDLGHSSDDFEEEPSKLIANFKLPNSLNIAKLIDVDSEDEEIEMPAGVIKPESYIKNAGPLKIEPKVWLANERTFNRWLHMTTLLSSLTFIIYSSANKSNSFQLSEFLAYIYFALTLFSGAWGYYIFMRRRDIIVERSGKHLDNVIGPLIVGVGLTAGLIVNFVLGFKRVASQGEFNDFQLAGVNETFYQNNPIQKAIHELVFKLVGA